One window of Nocardia nova SH22a genomic DNA carries:
- a CDS encoding salicylate synthase has translation MTSTTALEADDYVHTTHRHDTDPLTLAASIAASGRLTDYIVYEQAGRWYVAGNPIGAVTVGPDRLHTTLGGESAESWSGDPWPRIHAALGRAPIPRWRAYGWACFELCQPDSAAPDDVLAHFMVPGVELEITGDTVHVRSYGAPFEFDPADVTVPASTPAPVPLDTVDTAYLLRVQEALDRIQRGEFHKVIMSRRVDVPFAVDMPATYAAVRRMNTPARSFLLNLGGWQAAGVSPETVLEADGTGSATTQPLAGTRARTGDPDRDRVLREDLLTDPKEIYEHATSVRLACDEFDSVGSATRVSEFLTVKERGSVQHLASRVETRLPEGRTCWDALAAVYPAITASGIPKAPACAAIGEIEPISRGLYSGAVVRADSTGILDAALVLRAVYQRDGRSWLHAGAGVVTGSTPAREHEETCEKLACIAPYLVPARA, from the coding sequence ATGACATCCACGACCGCCCTCGAAGCCGACGACTACGTGCACACGACACACCGGCACGACACCGACCCGCTGACGCTGGCGGCCTCGATCGCCGCCTCCGGACGGCTCACCGACTACATCGTCTACGAACAGGCGGGGCGCTGGTATGTGGCGGGAAATCCGATCGGCGCGGTGACCGTCGGTCCGGACCGGCTGCACACCACATTGGGTGGCGAGAGCGCCGAATCGTGGAGCGGCGATCCGTGGCCCCGGATCCACGCCGCCCTCGGCCGGGCGCCGATACCGCGATGGCGTGCCTACGGCTGGGCGTGTTTCGAACTCTGCCAACCGGATTCGGCCGCACCGGACGATGTTCTCGCTCACTTCATGGTGCCCGGGGTGGAACTCGAGATCACCGGCGACACCGTGCATGTCCGCAGCTACGGCGCGCCCTTCGAATTCGATCCGGCCGATGTCACCGTCCCCGCATCGACTCCCGCACCGGTGCCGCTGGATACGGTCGACACCGCCTACCTCCTGCGCGTCCAGGAAGCCCTGGATCGGATTCAGCGCGGTGAATTCCACAAGGTGATCATGTCCCGCCGGGTGGATGTCCCGTTCGCGGTGGATATGCCCGCCACCTATGCGGCGGTCCGCCGGATGAACACCCCGGCGCGTTCGTTCCTGCTGAATCTCGGTGGCTGGCAGGCCGCCGGTGTCAGTCCGGAAACGGTTCTGGAGGCCGACGGCACCGGCTCGGCCACGACTCAGCCGCTGGCCGGTACCCGCGCCCGGACCGGTGACCCCGACCGCGATCGCGTGCTGCGCGAGGACCTGCTCACCGATCCCAAGGAGATCTACGAACACGCCACCTCGGTGCGGCTGGCCTGCGACGAATTCGACAGCGTCGGCAGCGCCACGCGGGTCAGCGAATTCCTCACCGTCAAGGAGCGCGGCAGCGTGCAGCATCTCGCCTCACGGGTCGAAACCCGTCTGCCCGAGGGCCGGACCTGCTGGGACGCCCTGGCCGCCGTCTATCCCGCCATCACCGCCTCCGGAATCCCCAAAGCGCCCGCCTGCGCCGCGATCGGCGAGATCGAACCCATCTCCCGTGGCCTCTACAGTGGCGCCGTCGTGCGGGCCGACAGCACCGGAATACTCGATGCCGCACTGGTTTTGCGCGCCGTCTATCAACGTGACGGCCGCAGCTGGCTGCACGCGGGAGCGGGCGTCGTCACCGGGTCGACACCCGCCCGCGAACATGAGGAGACCTGCGAAAAACTAGCCTGCATCGCCCCCTATCTCGTCCCGGCGCGCGCCTGA
- a CDS encoding HNH endonuclease signature motif containing protein, protein MHSNNTEDAEQVAGPLLAAVSELFEQPLTPLSDEQLTQAMRDVESCARRLTAMQHRLLIEAEERSLPSRTGAKTVKRFLMETLRISSADAGSRVNSARWVGTFHDLDGEVRDPQLPCTASALTLGEISADHVRGIAQVMNRVPRGVSDADREAAEQVLAEFARSGSPDDIGKVGDRILAYLDPDGRLTTDQDRARMRGIVVGRQRPDGMSPVRGDIDPVLRALLDPLLAKYARPGVCNPDDPNSPAVDIDTADPATLAESARADYRSAAQRNHDALTAVLRSGLIAGDLGRHRGMPVTTVLTMKLEDLEKDSGAATTATGGVVPIREALRLAERSRPYLAVFDHAGLPLHLGRMKRLASRTQRLALIAALRGCSRPGCDAPASLCAAHHIRDYAKGGPTDITNLVLACDACHALIHDGPGGWKTIAQDELSPFPGRTAWIAPEHIDPSRTPRVNHRHHPDELLAAILTHIHLRDDRERERRYCRPRTRSRPTSTSGARHPTTGRATSTALSH, encoded by the coding sequence ATGCATTCGAACAATACGGAGGACGCGGAGCAGGTCGCGGGACCGCTGCTCGCTGCGGTTTCCGAGCTGTTCGAACAACCGCTGACTCCGCTGTCGGATGAACAACTGACGCAGGCCATGCGGGACGTGGAGAGTTGCGCACGCAGACTCACGGCGATGCAACATCGACTGCTGATTGAAGCCGAGGAGCGGTCCCTGCCATCGCGGACCGGCGCGAAGACCGTGAAGCGGTTCCTGATGGAGACGCTGCGGATATCCAGTGCGGATGCGGGCAGCCGCGTGAACTCGGCACGCTGGGTCGGAACGTTCCACGACCTGGACGGCGAGGTACGAGACCCACAGTTGCCGTGCACCGCAAGCGCTTTGACACTGGGCGAGATTTCCGCCGATCACGTGCGCGGGATCGCGCAGGTCATGAACCGTGTGCCCCGAGGCGTATCCGACGCAGATCGCGAAGCCGCGGAACAAGTGTTGGCGGAGTTCGCTCGATCCGGCTCCCCGGACGACATCGGCAAGGTCGGCGACCGAATCCTGGCCTACCTCGACCCCGACGGTCGCCTCACCACCGACCAGGACCGCGCCCGGATGCGAGGCATCGTCGTGGGCAGGCAACGCCCGGACGGCATGTCCCCTGTGCGTGGCGACATCGACCCGGTCCTCCGTGCTCTGCTGGACCCACTGCTGGCCAAATACGCACGCCCCGGCGTCTGCAACCCCGACGACCCGAACAGCCCCGCCGTCGATATCGACACCGCCGACCCGGCAACGCTGGCAGAGTCGGCACGAGCCGACTACCGCAGTGCCGCCCAACGCAACCACGACGCCCTCACCGCGGTCCTGCGCTCCGGCCTTATCGCCGGAGACCTCGGCCGCCACCGCGGCATGCCGGTAACCACCGTGCTGACGATGAAACTCGAAGACCTGGAAAAGGACTCGGGCGCCGCGACCACAGCCACCGGCGGAGTCGTGCCGATCCGCGAAGCACTGCGACTGGCCGAACGATCCCGCCCCTACCTCGCGGTATTCGACCACGCCGGACTCCCCCTGCATCTCGGCCGCATGAAACGACTCGCCTCCCGGACTCAACGCCTGGCTCTGATCGCCGCCCTGCGCGGCTGCTCCCGCCCGGGATGCGACGCCCCCGCCAGCCTCTGCGCCGCCCACCACATCCGCGACTACGCCAAAGGCGGCCCCACCGACATCACCAACCTCGTCCTCGCCTGCGACGCCTGCCACGCGCTGATCCACGACGGCCCCGGCGGCTGGAAAACAATTGCACAAGACGAGCTTTCCCCCTTCCCGGGCCGCACCGCATGGATCGCCCCCGAACACATCGACCCCAGCCGCACACCCCGCGTCAACCACCGCCACCACCCCGACGAACTCCTGGCCGCGATACTCACCCACATCCATTTGCGCGACGACCGGGAACGCGAACGACGCTACTGCCGACCGCGAACGCGCTCGCGCCCCACCAGTACGAGCGGGGCCCGACACCCGACCACCGGCCGGGCAACCTCAACTGCCCTATCTCACTGA
- a CDS encoding DinB family protein — protein sequence MTRPSEILGSVVAASEREQLETFLDYLRDAVVRKVRGVSEEDARRSPVPSGTNLGGLIKHLRWVELGGFAQQIGQIPAAELPTPPWTDADPEADLRLEPNEKLDDVIGAYQAECDRSREIAAQHSLDYAPRGSELTLRWVYLHLILETGRHAGHADILREMIDGSVGD from the coding sequence ATGACCAGACCCAGTGAGATTCTCGGCAGCGTGGTCGCCGCCAGCGAGCGCGAGCAGCTCGAGACGTTCCTGGATTACCTGCGCGACGCCGTCGTGCGCAAGGTCCGCGGGGTGTCGGAGGAGGACGCCCGGCGCAGTCCGGTGCCGTCCGGCACTAACCTCGGCGGCCTGATCAAACACCTGCGGTGGGTGGAACTGGGTGGGTTCGCCCAGCAGATCGGGCAGATCCCCGCCGCGGAGCTGCCCACACCGCCGTGGACCGACGCAGACCCGGAGGCCGACCTGCGGCTGGAGCCGAACGAGAAGCTCGACGACGTCATCGGCGCCTACCAGGCGGAGTGCGACCGCTCCCGCGAGATCGCCGCCCAGCACAGCCTCGACTACGCACCGCGGGGCAGTGAGCTGACGTTGCGGTGGGTCTACCTGCACCTGATCCTGGAGACCGGCCGGCACGCGGGCCACGCGGACATCCTGCGCGAGATGATCGACGGCAGCGTCGGCGACTGA
- a CDS encoding ABC transporter ATP-binding protein: MRRILRLMLLAAGDYREEFRRTLWYALLGSILQAAAYATLIPILYELSRPEIDTTAVWIWFGVLAACWIVQAAFHYGQLRFEFGRWADVLAGTRLRLGDTLRTMPLADLERRAAGDLTTVMGGNAANATMGSSGMALLFIQMVTVPVIIGVVILAVDWRLGLVLAVSLPFAVMFVRRIQQISGAGSRRTDAADAAAASRVVEYVQGLPVLRATGQTGASSRRLVETLEEQNEAMASMQKRLTWPGLLASSVVQLCLVAMVAVGAALVLDLDMSAALLIAVVAAAVRFAEPMSTMANLSAIFEVIDSALERVGEVLDTPPLPVGSPESRITGYDIEFEDVRFGYPDGSQVLRGVSFTAPARSLTALVGPSGSGKTTVTKMLTRYGDPVTGSVRIGGRDLRDVDPVEIYRNIAVVFQDVYLFDDTIRANIAMAAPDASQDDIEAAARAANVHTFVERLPNGYDTRVGEIGGALSGGERQRISIARAILKNAPIVLLDEPTAALDTESEVSVQEAIDALVTEKTVVVIAHRLSTVVAADQILVLEDGVVSERGTHEELLAREGRYRAMWEAQTRARHWQITASA; this comes from the coding sequence ATGAGGAGAATCCTGCGGCTCATGCTGCTCGCCGCCGGGGACTACCGGGAAGAGTTCCGCCGCACCCTGTGGTACGCGCTGCTCGGTTCGATCCTGCAGGCCGCCGCGTACGCCACGTTGATTCCGATCCTGTACGAGCTGAGCAGGCCCGAGATCGACACGACCGCCGTGTGGATCTGGTTCGGCGTCCTGGCGGCCTGCTGGATCGTGCAGGCGGCATTCCACTACGGCCAGTTGCGATTCGAATTCGGCAGGTGGGCCGATGTGCTGGCCGGTACCCGCTTGCGACTGGGCGACACGCTGCGGACCATGCCGCTGGCCGATCTCGAGCGCCGCGCCGCGGGAGATCTCACCACGGTGATGGGCGGCAATGCCGCTAACGCCACGATGGGATCGTCGGGGATGGCGCTGCTGTTCATCCAGATGGTGACCGTCCCGGTGATCATCGGAGTGGTCATACTCGCCGTCGACTGGCGGCTGGGGCTGGTGCTCGCGGTGTCGCTGCCGTTCGCGGTGATGTTCGTCCGGCGAATCCAGCAGATCAGCGGTGCCGGTTCGCGCCGGACCGATGCCGCCGACGCGGCGGCGGCGAGCCGGGTCGTCGAATACGTCCAGGGTCTGCCGGTGCTGCGGGCGACGGGGCAGACCGGCGCCTCGTCGCGACGGCTGGTCGAGACCCTCGAAGAGCAGAACGAGGCCATGGCGTCCATGCAGAAGCGGCTGACCTGGCCGGGTCTGCTGGCCTCCAGCGTGGTCCAGTTGTGCCTGGTCGCGATGGTCGCGGTCGGCGCGGCCCTGGTGCTGGATCTCGATATGTCGGCGGCCCTGCTCATCGCCGTGGTGGCGGCGGCGGTGCGATTCGCCGAGCCGATGTCGACCATGGCGAATCTGTCGGCGATCTTCGAGGTCATCGACTCGGCGCTGGAACGTGTCGGTGAGGTCCTGGACACTCCGCCGCTGCCCGTCGGGTCCCCGGAATCCCGAATCACCGGCTACGACATCGAATTCGAGGATGTGCGCTTCGGCTATCCCGACGGTTCCCAGGTGCTGCGCGGGGTGTCGTTCACCGCTCCCGCCCGGTCGCTCACGGCCCTGGTGGGCCCGTCGGGATCGGGTAAGACGACCGTGACCAAGATGCTGACCCGCTACGGGGATCCGGTGACCGGCAGTGTCCGGATCGGCGGCCGCGATCTGCGCGATGTCGACCCCGTGGAGATCTACCGGAATATCGCGGTGGTCTTCCAGGACGTGTACCTGTTCGACGACACGATCCGCGCGAATATCGCGATGGCCGCGCCCGACGCGAGCCAGGACGATATCGAGGCCGCGGCCCGGGCCGCCAATGTCCACACCTTCGTCGAACGGCTGCCGAACGGTTACGACACCCGGGTCGGCGAGATCGGCGGCGCGTTGTCCGGCGGTGAGCGCCAGCGTATTTCGATCGCCCGCGCGATCTTGAAGAACGCGCCGATCGTCCTGCTGGACGAGCCGACCGCCGCGCTCGACACCGAAAGTGAAGTGTCCGTGCAGGAGGCGATCGACGCACTCGTCACGGAGAAGACGGTCGTCGTCATCGCCCATCGGCTCTCCACGGTGGTCGCGGCGGATCAGATTCTGGTCCTGGAGGACGGCGTGGTGTCCGAGCGCGGAACCCATGAGGAGTTGCTGGCGCGGGAGGGCCGCTACCGCGCGATGTGGGAGGCGCAGACACGGGCCCGGCACTGGCAGATCACCGCATCGGCCTAG
- a CDS encoding gamma-glutamylcyclotransferase family protein: MVCCRVVASHLLFSYGTLRQPEVQRSVFGRELAGRDDEIAGYELGEVVITDAAVIAASGSAVHPVLRPADSESGIAGTVFTIDDQDLAAADDYEVDDYTRILVPLRSGDRAWVYVLAERDTGA; this comes from the coding sequence ATGGTTTGCTGTCGCGTCGTGGCTTCACATCTGTTGTTCTCCTACGGCACACTGCGTCAACCCGAGGTGCAGCGCAGCGTCTTCGGCCGTGAACTCGCCGGTCGCGACGACGAGATCGCCGGTTACGAACTGGGCGAGGTCGTGATCACCGACGCCGCCGTCATCGCGGCCAGCGGCAGCGCCGTGCATCCGGTGCTGCGTCCCGCGGACAGCGAAAGCGGTATCGCGGGCACGGTTTTCACCATCGACGATCAGGACCTGGCCGCGGCCGACGACTACGAGGTCGACGACTACACGCGCATCCTGGTGCCGCTGCGATCCGGTGACCGGGCGTGGGTGTACGTGCTCGCCGAACGCGACACCGGCGCCTGA
- a CDS encoding ABC transporter ATP-binding protein — translation MSGTGTALPVDEAKQAAEAAAEEAGVTPGSALFRVTEPVRGRLGASFAVAALGGAAGVTGFVGLALALRELLDADTDSGTVVAFLVLAAAGFILRFALRAWSFLLSHLASFDLEQRLRGDLAAHLGRVPLGAAQRVGAGAVKKVVQDDVRGLHMAVADAVPLAGFTVAQPLAALVALGFVDWRLLLAVALFLPVVFVGMQLTLRDYAETRRRYDEANEAINAATVEFVQGMPVVRTFDDGTSSFRRFVDRVRQFTAATTAWQNNNRSAMIFANLTVAPLPTILIVTAVGIWLTTSGSMSPAQLVAAILIGTLPVESVVPLMNLSNLINSSKAGAARIVELLDIEPLPEPAESATPADGSIEFRSVRFGYGGSDRMALDGVDLKVPSGTVCALVGPSGSGKSTVARLIPRFWDVDAGEILVGGVDIRRIASEDLLRHMAMVFQDPFLLSDTIKENIRLARPSATDAEVEAAARAAQAHDFIVSELPQGYDTPVGERGARLSGGQRQRITIARALLADAPIVILDEATSFADPENEAAIQDAIAELTRGRTVLVIAHRLSTIVDADQIVVLESGRVAESGTHTELLASGGRYARLWEHHQRALGWGLGVAKNEEATNR, via the coding sequence ATGAGTGGTACGGGGACAGCGCTCCCGGTGGACGAGGCGAAACAGGCGGCCGAGGCAGCCGCCGAGGAGGCCGGGGTGACGCCCGGCAGCGCCCTGTTTCGAGTGACGGAGCCGGTCCGTGGGCGGCTCGGCGCATCCTTCGCGGTCGCCGCGCTGGGTGGTGCGGCCGGGGTGACCGGTTTCGTCGGATTGGCGCTGGCGCTGCGGGAACTGCTGGACGCCGACACCGATTCCGGGACGGTGGTGGCCTTCCTGGTGCTGGCCGCGGCGGGATTCATCCTCCGATTCGCCCTGCGCGCATGGTCTTTTCTGCTGTCGCATCTGGCGTCCTTCGATCTCGAACAACGCCTGCGCGGCGATCTCGCCGCACATCTCGGCCGCGTTCCGCTGGGCGCGGCACAGCGTGTGGGCGCGGGGGCGGTGAAAAAGGTTGTCCAGGACGATGTTCGCGGGTTGCACATGGCGGTGGCCGATGCCGTGCCGCTGGCCGGGTTCACCGTCGCCCAGCCCCTCGCCGCGCTCGTCGCGCTGGGCTTCGTGGACTGGCGGCTGCTGCTGGCGGTCGCGCTGTTCCTGCCCGTGGTGTTCGTCGGAATGCAGCTGACACTGCGGGATTACGCCGAGACCCGGCGCCGCTACGACGAGGCCAACGAGGCCATCAACGCGGCGACGGTGGAGTTCGTGCAAGGCATGCCGGTGGTGCGGACCTTCGATGACGGCACGTCCTCGTTCCGCCGCTTCGTCGACCGCGTCCGGCAGTTCACCGCGGCGACGACCGCGTGGCAGAACAACAATCGCAGTGCGATGATCTTCGCCAATCTGACCGTCGCGCCGCTGCCCACGATCCTGATCGTGACCGCCGTCGGCATCTGGCTGACGACGAGCGGGTCGATGTCCCCGGCACAGCTGGTCGCCGCGATCCTGATCGGCACGCTGCCGGTGGAATCGGTGGTGCCGCTGATGAATCTGTCCAATCTGATCAACAGCTCCAAGGCCGGTGCCGCGCGCATCGTCGAGCTGCTCGACATCGAGCCGCTGCCCGAGCCCGCGGAGTCGGCGACTCCGGCCGACGGGTCGATCGAATTCCGTTCCGTGCGTTTCGGTTACGGCGGCTCGGACCGGATGGCCCTGGACGGCGTGGACCTGAAGGTTCCCAGCGGCACCGTGTGTGCGCTGGTCGGGCCGTCGGGATCGGGCAAATCGACTGTCGCACGGCTGATTCCGCGGTTCTGGGACGTGGACGCCGGGGAGATACTCGTCGGCGGAGTCGATATCCGCCGGATCGCGTCGGAGGATCTGCTGCGGCACATGGCGATGGTGTTCCAGGATCCGTTCCTGCTGTCGGACACCATCAAGGAGAACATCCGGCTGGCCCGCCCCTCGGCCACCGATGCCGAGGTCGAGGCCGCGGCGCGGGCCGCGCAGGCGCACGACTTCATCGTCTCCGAGCTGCCCCAGGGCTACGACACCCCGGTGGGTGAGCGCGGGGCGCGACTGTCCGGCGGTCAGCGGCAGCGGATCACCATCGCCCGGGCGCTGCTCGCGGACGCCCCGATCGTGATCCTGGACGAGGCGACCTCGTTCGCGGACCCGGAGAACGAGGCGGCCATTCAGGACGCGATCGCCGAACTCACCCGTGGCCGGACCGTGCTCGTCATCGCGCATCGGCTGTCCACCATCGTCGACGCCGACCAGATCGTGGTGCTCGAATCCGGCCGGGTCGCCGAATCCGGAACTCACACCGAACTACTCGCCTCCGGCGGCCGTTACGCGCGGCTGTGGGAGCACCATCAGCGCGCCCTGGGCTGGGGCCTCGGCGTTGCCAAGAACGAGGAGGCCACGAACCGATGA